A window of Streptomyces sp. NBC_01689 genomic DNA:
TCCGGTACCGCGGCTACCCGATCGAGCAGCTGGCCGAGCGCTCCACCTTCCTCGAGGTGGCCTCGCTGCTGATCAACGGCGAACTGCCGAACGTGGACGAGCTCTCCACCTTCAAGAACGAGATCACGCAGCACACCCTGCTGCACGAGGACGTCAAGCGCTTCTTCCAGGGCTTCCCCCGTGACGCCCACCCGATGGCGATGCTGTCGTCCGTGGTCAGCGCCCTGTCGACGTTCTACCAGGACAGCCACAACCCGTTCGACGAGAAGCAGCGCCACCTCTCGACGATCCGGCTGCTCGCCAAGCTTCCGACGATCGCGGCGTACGCCTACAAGAAGTCGATCGGCCACCCCTTCGTCTACCCGCGCAACGACCTCGGGTACGTCGAGAACTTCCTGCGCATGACCTTCTCGGTCCCCGCCCAGGAGTACGAGCTCGACCCGGTCGTCGTCTCCGCGCTCGACAAGCTGCTCATCCTGCACGCGGACCACGAGCAGAACTGTTCGACCTCCACCGTGCGTCTGGTGGGCTCCTCGCAGGCGAACATGTTCGCCTCGATCTCCGCCGGCATCTCCGCTCTCTGGGGTCCGCTGCACGGTGGCGCCAACCAGTCCGTGCTGGAGATGCTGGAGGGCATCCAGGCCTCCGGCGGCGACGTCGACTCCTTCATCCGCAAGGTGAAGAACAAGGAGGACGGCGTCCGTCTGATGGGCTTCGGCCACCGCGTCTACAAGAACTTCGACCCCCGGGCGAAGATCATCAAGGCGGCCGCGCACGACGTCCTCTCGGCGCTCGGCAAGTCCGACGAGCTGCTGGACATCGCGCTCAAGCTGGAGGAGCACGCGCTCTCCGACGACTACTTCGTCTCGCGCAGCCTCTACCCGAACGTGGACTTCTACACGGGTCTGATCTATCGCGCCATGGGCTTCCCGACCGAGATGTTCACGGTCCTGTTCGCCCTCGGCCGCCTCCCGGGCTGGATCGCCCAGTGGCACGAGATGATCAAGGAGCCCGGCTCCCGCATCGGCCGCCCGCGCCAGATCTACACGGGTGTCGTCGAGCGCGACTTCGTGCCGGTCGAGGCCCGCTGATCCTCCCCGTGCGGGCATAGCCCCACGAAGGGTCCGAAGCCGAAGGAACCCGGCAAAACGGAAAGCGCCCTGCTACCGGTCCCCCCACGGGCCGGCAGTCAGGGCGCTTTCCTTGTCCCGGTGCGGATTCCCCCCACGGGATCCGGCCGGGCGTCTGTGGACAGCGCCTGAATCGCTGCGAGCAAAACGAGCAGAACTCTTCGTGCTACCGCGTGCTCCCGCACGCGCTCCGGTGCGATCTGCCGGGACCCGTACCGACGGGAGGGCCGCTCAAAGCTCCCCGCTGTACGTGCCCCGGCAACGCAGTTCCGGGAACGTCCCCCAAGACATCCCCAGATGTCAGAAACGCCCCCCAAGACGTCTCTGGCATCGCCAACTTAGACTCACGAACCCCTTCGCTGGTTACGTTCACATCACTGTGATCTGTGTCTCTTGCGTATGTCCTGAAGATACGCAAGAGCCCCGATTCGGGAATCGAGAGCCAAGCGTAAGGAAGATGCGCGAGCCTTGTGAAGAGCTTATGTGAGGCTCCCGTTGGACTCTAGGGGGACTCTTACTCCGTCGTCATGAGAATGTCCTGAGTCGGAGGCTGTTCGTCACCACGAACACGGACGAGAAGGCCATCGCGGCCCCCGCGATCATGGGGTTGAGCAGGCCGGCCGCGGCGAGGGGCAGCGCCGCCACGTTGTACGCGAACGCCCAGACCAGGTTTCCCCGGATCGTGGACAGCGTCCTGCGGGACAGCCGGATCGCGTCCGCCGCCACCCGCAGATCCCCGCGGACCAGCGTCAGGTCGCTCGCCTCGATCGCCGCGTCCGTGCCGGTGCCCATGGCGAGCCCGAGGTCGGCGGTGGCGAGCGCCGCCGCGTCGTTCACCCCGTCGCCGACCATCGCCACGGTCCGTCCCTCGCCCTGCAGCCGGCGGACGACGTCCACCTTGTCCTGCGGCAGCACCTCGGCGATCACGTCTCCCGGGCCGATGCCCACGGCGCGCGCCACCGACTCCGCCACCGCCCGGTTGTCACCGGTCAGCAGGACGGGGGTGAGCCCCAGGGCGCGCAGCTCGCGCACGGCGCTCGCGCTGGTCTCCCTGACCGTGTCGGCGACGGTCAGGACGCCGGACGGCACCCCGTCCCGGACGACGACGACGGCCGTCCGCCCGTCGGCCTCGGCCTCCGCTTTCGCGGCGGCCAGCTCCCGGGGAAGCGGCTCGGGACCGGACCGCCCCACCCGGACCTCGTGGCCCTCCACGCGCCCGCGCACGCCCAGCCCGGGGAGGTTCTCGAACTCCTCCACCGCGGGAAGGGCCCCAGCCCGCTCCTGGGCGCCCGCGGCGACCGCCCGGGCCACCGGATGCTCGGAGGCGTGTTCCAGGGCGCCGGCGAGCCGCAGGAGCTCCTTCTCGTCGCCGCCCGCGACGACGTACACCTCGCGCAGCGTCATCCGCCCGGTCGTCACCGTGCCGGTCTTGTCCAGGACGACGGTGTCGACGCGCCGTGTGGACTCCAGGACCTCGGGCCCCCGGATGAGGATGCCGAGCTGGGCGCCGCGGCCGGTGCCCACCATGAGGGCGGTCGGGGTGGCCAGGCCGAGCGCGCACGGGCAGGCGATGATCAGCACGGCGACGGCCGCGGTGAAGGCGGCGGCGGTGTCGCCGGTGACGCCCAGCCAGACCGCGAAGGTGCCGAGCGCGATCACCAGTACGACCGGGACGAAGACGGCGGAGATCCGGTCGGCGAGGCGCTGCACCTGGGCCTTGCCGTTCTGCGCGTCCTCCACGAGCCGCGCCATCCGCGCGAGCTGGGTGTCGGCTCCGACCCGGGTCGCCTCGACG
This region includes:
- a CDS encoding citrate synthase, with the protein product MRDDVSDNNAVVLRFGDGEYTYPVIDSTVGDKGFDIGKLRAQTGLVTLDSGYGNTAAYKSAITYLDGEEGILRYRGYPIEQLAERSTFLEVASLLINGELPNVDELSTFKNEITQHTLLHEDVKRFFQGFPRDAHPMAMLSSVVSALSTFYQDSHNPFDEKQRHLSTIRLLAKLPTIAAYAYKKSIGHPFVYPRNDLGYVENFLRMTFSVPAQEYELDPVVVSALDKLLILHADHEQNCSTSTVRLVGSSQANMFASISAGISALWGPLHGGANQSVLEMLEGIQASGGDVDSFIRKVKNKEDGVRLMGFGHRVYKNFDPRAKIIKAAAHDVLSALGKSDELLDIALKLEEHALSDDYFVSRSLYPNVDFYTGLIYRAMGFPTEMFTVLFALGRLPGWIAQWHEMIKEPGSRIGRPRQIYTGVVERDFVPVEAR
- a CDS encoding heavy metal translocating P-type ATPase, which codes for MTTAAPESPITGTPPTADAAAAPAVAAEVELTIGGMTCASCAARVEKKLNRMDGVTATVNYATEKAKVSYPAGVQVADLIATVVKTGYTAEAPPPPPAGTPEPTAATDGDPELASLRERLVVSALLALPVVLMSMVPALQFDNWQWLSLTLAAPVVVWGALPFHRAALTNARHGAATMDTLVSVGTLAAFGWSLWALFGGDAGMPGMRHGFAFTVARTDGSSTIYLEVAAGVVAFILLGRYLEARSKRRAGAALRALMELGAKDVTVLRDGREVRVPVERLAAGDRFVVRPGEKIATDGTVVEGASAVDASMLTGESVPVDVTVGSAVTGATVNAGGRLVVEATRVGADTQLARMARLVEDAQNGKAQVQRLADRISAVFVPVVLVIALGTFAVWLGVTGDTAAAFTAAVAVLIIACPCALGLATPTALMVGTGRGAQLGILIRGPEVLESTRRVDTVVLDKTGTVTTGRMTLREVYVVAGGDEKELLRLAGALEHASEHPVARAVAAGAQERAGALPAVEEFENLPGLGVRGRVEGHEVRVGRSGPEPLPRELAAAKAEAEADGRTAVVVVRDGVPSGVLTVADTVRETSASAVRELRALGLTPVLLTGDNRAVAESVARAVGIGPGDVIAEVLPQDKVDVVRRLQGEGRTVAMVGDGVNDAAALATADLGLAMGTGTDAAIEASDLTLVRGDLRVAADAIRLSRRTLSTIRGNLVWAFAYNVAALPLAAAGLLNPMIAGAAMAFSSVFVVTNSLRLRTFS